Within Saccharomonospora cyanea NA-134, the genomic segment CCGCGTCTTCGCTGTGGCATGGACCGGAAATGATTGCACCGCGTCCGGCGTCGCCAGTACCTTGACCGAGGACTGCCCAGGTGCCCGACCAGGGGGTGTGCACCTGGGCACCCGCAACGCGACCGCCCGGGGCACCTCGACCTCCCAGCTCAGTGCTGCACCGGGCTGCGCCCACTGTCGTCCGGGGCGAGCCCCAACATCTCCAGCAGCCGCGCGCAGTCCTCCGCTCCGGTGGCGCCGTGTGCGACGGCGATACGAGCTCTGCGGACCTGGTCATCCGAAATTCGCGGGCTCTCCTGGGCCGCCCGCTGCGCGGGTACTCCGCCGTACCCGCCGCCGTGTCCCTCTCCCTCGTACCGAAGGAGGAACTGCCGCACCTCGACCGACCCGTTCATGGCTCCTCCAGGGGCTCGACGTCAGGCCGCGAGGCTAACGACCACGAGGAAACGCCCGCAGCCCCCCGGAGAGTGAACTAATGAACACGGAGAGTGGCGACAAGGACAACCTCGATCGCGTGGGTCATGAACAGAACCCCACTACCGGGTAACGGCTCCGCAAGCTTTTTTCGTTCCAACACTCGCGATCGTGCTGGAGCTCGTGTAACAATCGACGTGCTGACACACCCCCGGTCAGCGCCTGTGGAGATCCCCTCCGGCCCCCGCGTTCCTCCCCCTGGCGCGGGGGCCTCTCCATGTCCGGCCCCGGTTTCCTCCACCCCCGGTGACCGCCGCAGGATGTGCGCAAGACCACAGATTACCGATCGCCGAGACACAACCGTTATCGTGTGGGCGTGCCTCTTCCCTCATTCGGACGCAGCCGAAGCTCGAACCGGGCCGCGACCCCAGCGCGCCGCACCGACAGGCCGAAGCCTGCGGCTGACGAGCCGGCCGCCGACGATCCCGAGCTGTCCAGCTACCTCGCGGCGTTGGCTCCCGAGAGCGATCTCGAGAGCACCGGCTCCGGGCGGCGGTTCGGGGAAGCGCAGGTCTACCAACTGAGGTTCAGCCTCGCCGCGGGCCAGCAGCTCAAGGAGCTCGCCTCGCAGCTCGGCACCTCCCCCCAGGCCCTGGCCCAGGAATGGGTACTGGAACGCCTCGCGAGCGAGGCGGGCTCCCAGAGCGCTCCCCGGACGCGGCAACAGCCCCCCGCCCCGCAACCGGCCGCGCAGGAGTTCCCCGCAGGCGAGCCCGCAGAACCCACGGGGTTCGCGGAGCCCGCGACCGAGGAGTTGTTCCTCGACCAGCACCAGTGGCCCAGCGAACCGGTGCGCGGCCACCACGGCTGACCGCGACGCTCGAACCCCGACACGAAAACGAGCCCCCGCCGATACGGCAGGGGCTCGTTCGTCGTCAGTGGGGGCGACTCAGGTCCTCAGAGGGCCCGCACCCTCTGAGCCTGGGGGCCCTTCTGGCCCTGGCCGACCTCGAACTCCACACGCTGGTTCTCCTCCAGCGTGCGGAAGCCGCGTCCTTCGATCTCCGAGTAGTGAACGAACACATCGCCCTCACCGCCGTCCTGGGCGATGAAGCCGAAACCCTTCTCGGCGTTGAACCACTTCACAGTGCCTTGCGCCACCGCTGTACTCCTCGTTGCTGTTCCGCATGGTCGCCGCCGAAGCGACGTCCTGGCCGTCCCGGGCGGTTCCAACGAGACGAGCGCGTGAGCGTGTTCGGCTAACGGCTCGCGTCAGAAGTTCCGCGAGTGTGAAGCCACGAACACGCAAAACGACGGCCACCGAAGAGCCTACCGGCATTTCCGGGTTTGCGAACCCCTTTATGGCTTGGTTGGCCCAACCGGGCGGATCATGGGCGGGGATGTTGCGCGAACACCGCCGTCCGCGACCACACACTCGGTCACATCTCGCTCCCGCCACGCTCGATCACAACTCGCTCTCATCCCCCCGAAGCGGGAACACGGAGAGAAGCCGCAGACGTCATCTATAGGGGTGAATCGACACGAAGGTGTGAGAGTGATCACTCGCCCTGAGGGGCAACGAACAGTCATTCCACGACGTCAGCCAGGTACGCGGGGAGAAGGGGACCACATTGACGGACTCGATGCCGGCATCCAGAAGAAGACCACTCACGCTCTTGGCCTTCGCGCTCGTCGCGATCCTGGGACTGGCGGCATGCACCGGTTCCGGGGGCGGCAGCAGCACGGCTCAGGGCGCGCCGAACGGTGACGGCACGTCGACGGACTCGTCGGCGTCGGTCTCCCTCGAACCGGGTGCCGGAAGCGACGACGTCGCCCCGCGCGACCCGGTGTCGGTGACCGTGCAGAACGGCACCATCACCGAGGTCGCTCTCACCAACCCCGAGGGCGAGGAAGTCGAGGGGGAGCTCTCGGAGGACAAGACCAGCTGGTCGG encodes:
- a CDS encoding cold-shock protein: MAQGTVKWFNAEKGFGFIAQDGGEGDVFVHYSEIEGRGFRTLEENQRVEFEVGQGQKGPQAQRVRAL